The genomic DNA GCAATGTCGAACTTTGGtacaatacatattttggtttaCCTATTTCGTCAATGCGTGGTCAAGTTGTATGGGTAACGGGAGCTTCATCTGGTATTGGCAAAGCACTGGCCCTTATATTGGCTAAATATGGTGTGCGGTTGGTGATTTCTGCCAGACGAGAAAACTTGTTGGAATTACTAAAGAAAGATTGTCTGGAACATGCGAATGGTTTATTATCTGAAGATGACATACTTGTAATGCCGATGGATGTTTTGAACATTTCGAAACATGAAGACTACTTTGAGAGAGTGATAAAATACTTTGGCCGTTTAGATGTGTTAGTCAATAATGCTGGACGTTCACAACGAGCAAGCTGGGAAGAAATAAAAGTTCAAGTTGATAGAGACCTCTTCGAATTAGATGTATTTTCCGTAGTTAATCTTTCTCGAATTGCAGTGCGTTACTTTCTACAGCTACGCAATGTTCGAGGTCATATTGTCACAACATCGAGCATCGCTGGATTGTGTCCAGTGCCTTTTTCAGCTACATATTGCGCAGCAAAATCTGCTATTAATGCATACCTGAACGCTCTTCGACTTGAACAAAGTAGTATTGATGTCAGCATATTTTGCCCTGGTCCCATCGCTACAGATTTCCTCCAGGATGCATTTACCGCGAACCCAGAACAGACGTATGGAAAAAGCACAAAAGGTCAAAAACGAATGACAGTGGAAAGATGTGGCACATTGTTTGCTACAACGATTGCAAATAAATTAGATCTGTCGTGGTGTGGATTGTTTCCAGTAAATTTTTTGGCACATGCTACTCGTTATCCAGGACtagcaaaaataatttccaaacTAATGGGTAAAAGCACAATGAACAAAATACGTGAagggaaattataattttgtgctTTTTAAAAGTCACAAGATGATGAAGCAATGTTGTTAAATTTAGAAAGCTAATCCATTAACGTTACTTATTGAACTAATTTTaatgataagaaaaaattaGTCGTATCGctggaaattatatattttttgaatgtaaatacaagtttattttaatattaataatcacAAAAATCAAAGGAAAGGTAATTTCCAATCGTCTTAACTTGGATGCGTACTTGTGACAGAGGGTTGGCTCTGGGTCTCAGTGATTTCACAAATCGTTTGGGTAAAGTCAACAACAATTAGGGCGAAGTGGTGGTAGAGGTGATGTGCTTCTTGCGGAACCGGTGTGGAGGTTGTATCAGtgatttgattattattttctcaATTGTCATAGATAAGGGAGCGATGGAAGGATTGAGCTAGACAAAGATGAATGTATCCTCTTTTTCGTCATCTTTTCGTTCATCTTCAATATTTGTTCATCGCCTGCGGAAGTAAGTTCAATGAATTTTTGGCATTAATAAGCCACAGAGTCAATCAATGGTTACAATATTCTCACACCTGCCGGGTCTAATACTGGAATGTTATTTGCCGCTACCACAAAAAAGATCTCTAtggttaaaaaaacaaaaaggtaaCCTATAGatcatattaaaaatgttaacttttattagtttttataattattaaaaactaaaactcaccgatccaaacagggttagaaagaacagcccttggccggataaaatccgggtcaattccgatAACTGTCGTGGgaattgtttttattagtttttataagTATACTTAACGTACGGTTCGAATAAGCAAGCTATTAAGTAGTATGCAGTATAAGTATGGAGATGTACGTCAAATAAAGCAGCATGTCCGAAAATTgggcaataataaaaattctgttcagaaaattctaataaaagtgcggaaatgttaaatttaacgttaagaataatacaattttaaactaTAGGTAAAACATAAGTTAATTAGCAGAGAGCACTACCATAGATTTCTGTTAAATTCTATGAAACTCTTACATATGTGTGACAGCATAGGGTTACTGGGCtacgtatgtatggtatgtatgtatgtgtcaatTTGATCAGATACTCTGTACAATAGAATTGGAGATAATTTCGCAACTTGTAGCTAGTTCGTTATTTTAATGAAGTTGTAGGCAGTTTATTactttttgtacaaaattacaTTACTCTAAGATTAACGGTCCACCTACTTCCATTTGAATACCATCTATcacaaaaatttagtaaaatatataataataataaaaatcctCATATTCGGTATTTGGTAAGTGCTAAAGTAAGAATCTAGGCATAATTTCCAAATAATGTAGTTATATTCTCGATCTGTTTAGATAAAAACGGCAAAACTGATATTTAGTAGGTGCATATATTTGGTAggattttttcttgctttagaAGTACTACTATAAATATGATATACCATCTGCACAACAGTACCGTATTGGTTGTATCAATGAAAGAACGACGCAGTCGACAAGTACGCGACTGTAGTCAGGTAGACCCAATGGTGATCGCACGTACAACCggtagaaaattaaattatttaatttgtctGGGATATTATTGCATCTTTTTTTGTTGCCGCTTTAAGAGCGGCTTATATTCTGTATATAgtgtgtacttatgtatatgggTGCTCTTATTCAATTGTGTGGACCAAGCCAAAAGATTACtgttattttctaataattctTTGAAAAGTTAGGGAATGAAAATATTCTTTCGAAGTTTGGctcattttttaatacaaagctTTTTCAATTTGTATCGAAGTTACTATAATTAAAAGTATTCGTAACTACCACTGTATTTAGTCAGAACGTTTAAGTAAAACACATTTACATTTCTGCACTGAACGAAGAAAtcctaaaatattttagtaaccCAAAATAGAGAACTGGTTGGAGAGTTTTAACTACTTCTTTTTGTTACGTTATTTGAGCTATAACCGATAAAATTTACGTGATATATATAAttagtaaatatttgaaaataattttttcgtacatataatatatcgaatatatgtatgtacatatagcagtatacttgtataatgtatatgtacatatctaactCATAAATGTGGTGGTTTGACTAAATTGAAGAGGTTCAACAAATGTTCTTAA from Bactrocera oleae isolate idBacOlea1 chromosome 3, idBacOlea1, whole genome shotgun sequence includes the following:
- the LOC106615023 gene encoding dehydrogenase/reductase SDR family member 7 is translated as MTFLELLFILLIGYFFIYLLLWLILDCNVELWYNTYFGLPISSMRGQVVWVTGASSGIGKALALILAKYGVRLVISARRENLLELLKKDCLEHANGLLSEDDILVMPMDVLNISKHEDYFERVIKYFGRLDVLVNNAGRSQRASWEEIKVQVDRDLFELDVFSVVNLSRIAVRYFLQLRNVRGHIVTTSSIAGLCPVPFSATYCAAKSAINAYLNALRLEQSSIDVSIFCPGPIATDFLQDAFTANPEQTYGKSTKGQKRMTVERCGTLFATTIANKLDLSWCGLFPVNFLAHATRYPGLAKIISKLMGKSTMNKIREGKL